The segment CTCTACCCTGCTCAACGAAGACTGCGATCTGGACGTTCTCAAAGACGGTCAGCCGAGGGAAGATGTTAACGATCTGAAAAGAGCGAGCGATCCCCTTTTTGCACATCTTGTGGGATGGAAGACCCGTGATGTCTTCCCCCTTGAAGGTCACCTGCCCCTCATTCGGCTTCAGGACGCCCGTAATCATGTTGAAGAGGGTTGTCTTCCCAGCTCCGTTCGGGCCGATGACGGCCACCACTTCACCCTTCTTGACGTCAAGATTTACCCGGTCTACCGCCCTAAAGCCGCCAAAGGACTTGCTTACGTTCCTCACCTCAAGCATAATTCGCTTCCCTTGCCCTTTCCACCTCGCCTGTTTTTCCAACTCGGCGCTCATGCCAGATCTCGAAAACCTTGCCCAGGACCCCTTCGGGCAGGAAAAGAATGACAAATACGAGAACAATGCCGAGAACGAGTGCCCAATAATCTGTAACCGTGCTAACAAACGTTCGCAGTAGGACGATTATGGCAGCGCCAAGCATCGGTCCAAGAAAAGTGTACCAGCCCCCCAGGAGGGCCATGATAGTAATCTCGAGCGAAAGGGTCCAGAACATCATGTCGGGGAAAACC is part of the Syntrophorhabdaceae bacterium genome and harbors:
- a CDS encoding branched-chain amino acid ABC transporter permease encodes the protein ILESPNAAYYFTLIVAALSLFIMYRILNAPFGSILQGIRDNVVRSQAVGVNVRRHQLIAIVIAGFFAGIAGVLFVVVDNSVFPDMMFWTLSLEITIMALLGGWYTFLGPMLGAAIIVLLRTFVSTVTDYWALVLGIVLVFVILFLPEGVLGKVFEIWHERRVGKTGEVERAREANYA